The segment CCACCCAACAGCACGGCCAGGGTCAGCAGGGGCAGCAGGGCACGTTTAGTCATTGGGGGTTCTCCTCAGAACAGGTAGCCGGCGGTGGCTTGCAGCGGCAGCACGGCGTCCAGCGAACGCACGCCGCGGCCTGGGGTTTGCAGGTCGCCGGGGGCGGTGGGCTCGACCACGTAGGCGGTGGCGATGATTACCAGCTCGGTGTCTTCTTGCTTGCTGGTGTCGGTCTCGAACAGCCGACCGATGCCGGGGAGGCTCTTGAGCCCGGGCACGCCGGTGACGGTCTGGGCGACGTTGCTGCGCAGCATGCCGGCCAGGGCGAAACTCTGGCCGCTGGACAGCTCCACGGTGGTGTCGGCGCGGCGCACCTTGAACGCCGGGATGGTGAAGCCCTGCAGGTCGACGGCGCCTTCCTCGGACAGGTCGCTGACCTCGGGTGCCACGTGCAGGCTGATGCGGTTGGGCGACAGCAGGGTCGGGGTCATGCGCATGATCACGCCGTACTGCTTGTAGTCGATGGTCACCTGGTTGTTGTTCATGATCACGATCGGCACCTCGCCGCCGGCGGCAAAGCCTGCGGTCTCGCCGGACATGGCGGTGAGGTTGGGTTCGGCCAGCACCGTGGCCAGGCCGTCCTCGGACAATGCGGTGAGCAGCCCGCCGACGGTCATCGAGCCGCGCGTGCGCACGCCGCCGGCCACGGCGTTGGTCACCGTGCCGCCGGTGAAGGCGCCGGTGGTGGCGTCGAACAGGCTGCTGCCGTTGCGGAAGAAGAAGTTGCCATCCTTGAGCGCGACGTCCCAGTTCAGGCCCAGGGAGGTGGTCATCGAGCGTGACACCTCGACGATACGCACGCTGATGTTCACCTGGGACGACAGCTCGACCTTGAGCTGGTTGACGATGCGCGGGCTGTCGCCGCCACCGCCTGGGGCACCGCCGCCGCCGCCACCGCCACCGCCCCCTGCGCCGCCGCCTCCGGTGCTGTCGTCTTCACCGCCGACGTAGGCCTTGACCGCATCGATCACCAGCTTGGCCTGCTGCGGGGTGCGCACGTTGCCGCGCACGATCAGGCCGTTGCCCGAGGCCGGGCCGAAGTTCACGTTGACCCCTGGCACTTCCTCGGCGATCTGCCGGGTCAGGGCGTCCAGGTCGTAGTGGGTCTCGAGGTTGATGGCGCTGATCACCTGGTCGTTGGCATCCAGCGCGTACAGCGTGGTGCGCCCGGCGCCCTTGGCGTAGACGAACACGTTGCCCGGCGAGGGCATCTGGAAGCTGGCGATGGTCGGGTCGGCCACCAGCACGTTGGCGGCCAGGGCCGGCAGTTGCAGCAGGCGCCCTTGCTTGACGGTGAGGTTCACCGTTTCGCTGGGTTGTACCTGGGTCAGCTTGCGTGGCAGCGGGCGCGGTGCGGGTTCGGCCTCGGGCTCGGGGTCGGCCGCAGTGGCCGGCAGGTTGGCGTAGATCGACGGGTCGCCCCAGGTTTCAAAGTTGTCGGCGGGGTTTTCCTGGGCGGCGGCCTGGGTTGTTTCGGCCTGCACGCCTTGGGCGAGCAGGGCGCAGCCGAGGGCCAGGGCCAGTGAGGGGGCGAGTGTTGCTGGGGCGAACTTCATCGTGGGACTTCCAGAAAAGCTGCGGTGTCAGGTGGCAGGCGTGGGGTGGGCGAGTGCGTCAGCGCGACAGGTCGCGGACTTCGACGGCGTCGCCGCGGTACATCTGCAGCATCGCCGCAGGGCTGCTCAGGCTCTTGTAGACGCCGGTGGCCTGGCTCAGGGTGGTGATGCTGCGGCCATCGGTGACCATCGGCTGGCGTGGCTCGCGGGCGCCGCGCAGTACCAGTTGCAGGGTGCCGACCTCCTTGGCCACCGACAGGCGTTCGGCCTGGGCCGGGGTCACTTCCAGGGTCACGGTCTCGAAGCTGGTGTAGCGCTTCTTGTCCTTTTCCACCGGTTGCTCTTCACGCACGGTCAGGGCGCCGCGGGTGATGTTGTTCAGGGCCAGCACGCGCACGTTGCGCAGCAGGGTCTGCGAGGCCAGGCGCGGGGTGCTCGAAGCTGCACCGGCGGCCTCCTGCTCCTTGTCGCGGTCCAGGCTCAGCACCACGTCGACGCGGTCACCGGTGGAGACCATCCCCGAGTTGCTGGCCACCGCGCTGGTGGGCACCGAGATGGCGCGCAGGCCTGGTTGCAGCACGGCGGCGATGAAGCCCGGCTCGCCCGGCTTGATCAGCAGGGTGGCGGCCAGTGGCTGGCCCGCGCGCAGTGGGCGGCGCACGGTGCCGCCCACTGCGACGGCCAGGCTGTCCTTGTTGTCGAGGAAGTACAGCAGCGACGAGTGCTCGCCTTCCAGTGCTTGCCAGCGCACGGCCAGGGTGTCGATGAACTCGCCGGGGTGCAGGTCGCGGGCGGCCACCAGCACCGCGGGCAGGGCAGGCGGCGCGGGCGGCGGTGCAACGACCACGGGTGCCGGGGCGGGGGCCGGCTTGAGCATGACCCGCACCAGCAGCGCGGCGCTGCCGGCGACCAGCAGCGTGCCTGCCAGCAGAAGGACGGAAGGGGTTTTCATGATGAAGTCGCGTGCTCAGGAATGGATGGGAATGAACAGGATGTAGAGGGCACCGGTGACGATGGCCAGCCCGTAGGGAATGCCCTGCGGGCAGTGTTCGGTGATCACGATCGGAGTCTGGATGCCCAGGCGCGGAAAGCGCCGGGCCAGGCGCTGCACGCCATGGCCGAGCAGTTGCTCGATGCGCGCCAGCAGCGGCAAGCCCAGGGCCAGCAGGCCACCGGCCAGTGCCGTGACGATCAGGAACGCCAGCTGGTCGGCAGGCCCGACCCACAGGCAGATCACTGCCATCAGCTTGACGTCGCCGGCGCCGACACGGCCCAGGAAGAACAGCCCGCAACCCACCAGCAACACCAGTGCGGCGCCCAGCAGGCAGGCGCCCATGGCGCTGAACACGCCGAGGGTGTCGAGCTGTTGCCAGGGGCCGAAGCCCAGCAGCGCGGCGGCCGGTTGTACGAACCACAGCGCCAGCAGTACCAGCACCAGCAGGTTGTGGATGCGCCGGTAGAGCAGGTCGGAGCCGACCACGAACACCAGCGCCGGCAGCAGCACGAAGAGGGCGAGGGTGTTGTCCATGGGCGCTCCGGGCTCCGGGTTACTGGCCGGGGGCGTTGGTGTTGGTGATCTGGTCGGCGATGGAGGAGAAGCGTTCCTTCAGCGCGGTGACGAACACACCGTCGGAGCCGAAGATCACG is part of the Pseudomonas fakonensis genome and harbors:
- the cpaB gene encoding Flp pilus assembly protein CpaB, with the protein product MKTPSVLLLAGTLLVAGSAALLVRVMLKPAPAPAPVVVAPPPAPPALPAVLVAARDLHPGEFIDTLAVRWQALEGEHSSLLYFLDNKDSLAVAVGGTVRRPLRAGQPLAATLLIKPGEPGFIAAVLQPGLRAISVPTSAVASNSGMVSTGDRVDVVLSLDRDKEQEAAGAASSTPRLASQTLLRNVRVLALNNITRGALTVREEQPVEKDKKRYTSFETVTLEVTPAQAERLSVAKEVGTLQLVLRGAREPRQPMVTDGRSITTLSQATGVYKSLSSPAAMLQMYRGDAVEVRDLSR
- a CDS encoding Flp family type IVb pilin, whose protein sequence is MLKRFKQFLNDESGVTAIEYGILAAAMAAAIGVIFGSDGVFVTALKERFSSIADQITNTNAPGQ
- a CDS encoding type II and III secretion system protein family protein, with the protein product MKFAPATLAPSLALALGCALLAQGVQAETTQAAAQENPADNFETWGDPSIYANLPATAADPEPEAEPAPRPLPRKLTQVQPSETVNLTVKQGRLLQLPALAANVLVADPTIASFQMPSPGNVFVYAKGAGRTTLYALDANDQVISAINLETHYDLDALTRQIAEEVPGVNVNFGPASGNGLIVRGNVRTPQQAKLVIDAVKAYVGGEDDSTGGGGAGGGGGGGGGGAPGGGGDSPRIVNQLKVELSSQVNISVRIVEVSRSMTTSLGLNWDVALKDGNFFFRNGSSLFDATTGAFTGGTVTNAVAGGVRTRGSMTVGGLLTALSEDGLATVLAEPNLTAMSGETAGFAAGGEVPIVIMNNNQVTIDYKQYGVIMRMTPTLLSPNRISLHVAPEVSDLSEEGAVDLQGFTIPAFKVRRADTTVELSSGQSFALAGMLRSNVAQTVTGVPGLKSLPGIGRLFETDTSKQEDTELVIIATAYVVEPTAPGDLQTPGRGVRSLDAVLPLQATAGYLF
- a CDS encoding prepilin peptidase, producing the protein MDNTLALFVLLPALVFVVGSDLLYRRIHNLLVLVLLALWFVQPAAALLGFGPWQQLDTLGVFSAMGACLLGAALVLLVGCGLFFLGRVGAGDVKLMAVICLWVGPADQLAFLIVTALAGGLLALGLPLLARIEQLLGHGVQRLARRFPRLGIQTPIVITEHCPQGIPYGLAIVTGALYILFIPIHS